In a single window of the Saccharothrix australiensis genome:
- a CDS encoding NADPH-dependent FMN reductase, producing the protein MEPLRIAVVVGSTRRGRVGDGIGRWAAEVVGRRQAVEVRLVDLVDFEFPPSYPEQPTPAMRRFAAHVAWADGFVVVTPEYNRSFPASLKQAIDYAYDEWHAKAAAFVSYGYRSAGVIAVEQLRTVFTELHVMTTRDGVAINLLDDGPLESEHHRQAATAMLDQLIWWAAALRAARRAHPYVS; encoded by the coding sequence ATGGAGCCGTTGCGGATCGCCGTGGTCGTCGGCAGCACGCGCCGAGGCCGGGTCGGGGACGGGATCGGGCGCTGGGCCGCCGAGGTGGTCGGGCGGCGGCAGGCGGTCGAGGTCCGGCTGGTCGACCTCGTCGACTTCGAGTTCCCACCGTCCTACCCGGAGCAGCCGACGCCGGCGATGCGCCGGTTCGCCGCCCACGTCGCCTGGGCCGACGGGTTCGTCGTCGTCACGCCCGAGTACAACCGCAGCTTCCCGGCCTCCCTCAAGCAGGCGATCGACTACGCCTACGACGAGTGGCACGCCAAGGCCGCCGCGTTCGTCTCCTACGGCTACCGGTCGGCGGGGGTGATCGCCGTCGAGCAGCTCCGGACGGTGTTCACCGAGCTGCACGTCATGACCACGCGCGACGGCGTGGCGATCAACCTGCTCGACGACGGCCCGCTGGAGTCCGAGCACCACCGGCAGGCGGCCACCGCGATGCTCGACCAGCTGATCTGGTGGGCCGCCGCGCTGCGCGCCGCCCGGCGCGCCCACCCCTATGTCTCCTGA
- a CDS encoding ABC transporter permease → MTVTKEPELLPAPDRADLAAVLLEAHPPRRPSALSASLTFGWRAVLKIKHVPEQLFDVTAFPVMMILMFTYLFGGALAGSPGEYLQYLLPGITVTSVVMITMYTGVAVNSDIEKGVFDRFRTLPIWRPAPMVGYILGDLLRYVLASTTIMVVGLILGFRPEGGFTGVLLGVAVLVAFSFAFSWIWTMFGLLLRSEKSVMGVSMLVLFPLTFLSNVYVNPETMPGWLRAFVDVNPITKLVAAVRALMAGGFDGQAMAWTLAYGVVFTVVCGSLTMRLYNRK, encoded by the coding sequence ATGACCGTCACCAAGGAACCCGAGCTGCTGCCCGCGCCCGATCGGGCGGACCTGGCCGCCGTGCTGCTGGAGGCGCACCCGCCCCGGCGGCCGAGCGCGCTGTCCGCGTCGCTGACCTTCGGGTGGCGCGCGGTGCTGAAGATCAAGCACGTGCCGGAGCAGCTGTTCGACGTCACCGCGTTCCCGGTGATGATGATCCTGATGTTCACCTACCTGTTCGGCGGCGCGCTGGCCGGCTCGCCGGGGGAGTACCTCCAGTACCTGCTGCCCGGCATCACCGTGACCAGCGTCGTGATGATCACGATGTACACGGGCGTCGCGGTGAACAGCGACATCGAGAAGGGCGTCTTCGACCGGTTCCGGACGCTGCCGATCTGGCGGCCCGCGCCGATGGTCGGCTACATCCTGGGCGACCTGCTGCGGTACGTGCTCGCGTCCACCACCATCATGGTCGTGGGGCTGATCCTCGGCTTCCGGCCCGAGGGCGGGTTCACCGGCGTGCTGCTGGGCGTGGCGGTGCTGGTGGCGTTCTCGTTCGCGTTCTCGTGGATCTGGACCATGTTCGGGTTGCTGCTGCGCAGCGAGAAGTCCGTGATGGGCGTCAGCATGCTGGTGCTGTTCCCGCTGACGTTCCTGTCCAATGTGTACGTCAACCCGGAGACGATGCCGGGTTGGTTGCGGGCCTTCGTGGACGTCAACCCGATCACCAAGCTGGTGGCGGCGGTGCGGGCGTTGATGGCGGGCGGGTTCGACGGGCAGGCGATGGCGTGGACGCTGGCCTACGGCGTGGTGTTCACGGTCGTGTGCGGCTCGTTGACGATGCGGCTCTACAACCGCAAGTGA
- a CDS encoding GNAT family N-acetyltransferase: MTAAPVHLATRNGEVLLTTLARARGHDLVRRPGFVALNGPALLRALVLAPDPDADDLAALARLVADAPGRVTVEDPFGTVDAAPWRLAPSRLPMMVRPPSPLPAPALDVTTATTAEELSAVERTVLDGFPLRGLRPGEAFPPALLDETALRFHLVRRAGVVAGACLTVEGDSAAGLYWVTTLPEHRSRGIGRALAHAALNGVDKPMTLTATDAGAPLYASLGFETASFATWWFGNR, encoded by the coding sequence ATGACCGCCGCCCCCGTGCACCTCGCGACGCGCAACGGCGAGGTGCTCCTGACCACCCTGGCCCGCGCGCGGGGCCACGACCTCGTGCGGCGGCCCGGTTTCGTGGCCCTGAACGGCCCGGCGCTGCTCCGCGCGCTGGTCCTCGCGCCGGACCCGGACGCCGACGACCTCGCCGCGCTCGCCCGGCTCGTCGCGGACGCGCCGGGCCGGGTCACCGTCGAGGACCCGTTCGGCACGGTCGACGCCGCGCCGTGGCGGCTCGCCCCCAGCCGGTTGCCCATGATGGTGCGGCCCCCGTCGCCGCTGCCCGCGCCCGCGCTCGACGTGACCACCGCGACGACCGCCGAGGAGCTGTCGGCCGTCGAGCGGACGGTGCTCGACGGCTTCCCGCTGCGGGGCCTCCGACCGGGCGAGGCGTTCCCGCCCGCCCTGCTGGACGAGACCGCCCTGCGGTTCCACCTCGTCCGCCGCGCCGGCGTCGTGGCGGGCGCCTGCCTGACCGTCGAGGGCGACTCGGCGGCCGGGCTGTACTGGGTGACGACCCTGCCCGAGCACCGGTCGCGCGGCATCGGGCGGGCATTGGCGCACGCGGCCCTCAACGGAGTCGACAAGCCCATGACGCTCACCGCCACGGACGCGGGCGCACCGCTCTACGCGTCACTGGGATTCGAGACCGCCTCGTTTGCGACGTGGTGGTTCGGAAACCGGTAG
- a CDS encoding putative bifunctional diguanylate cyclase/phosphodiesterase, giving the protein MTAALPQDADGLRARAKLAKKWTYLLSARTFVPLANPELEGRLLDLVGRLCAGVADEALTQRAGREVGAALVDLNCTTADGLQCSVEVVGKGLLGMADLVRPEKLRDRVVDVVAALAAGFADRVKATTLEQQEQLGRSLYRAMRQAQLDLEVATARCDSVEGCTATGIATTDPAGKLLRANAALARIVDRPGARLAGTSLFDLAHPAERAGLRTDYAQLTRGGTTSITQPRRLVRADGETAWVTLTLSPLRRHEGGDQVVVLAEDATDVNLLQGQLNHQSLHDVLTRLPNRQYFTSRLEQALRTADPATGVTVFHLDLDGFSAVAGGLGRRVGDHVLKVVATRLEEALAGETAMVARFGFDEFAVLVENTDATPDVVTLVRRINDKLAEPVDADGHRLACSATIGVVHRPPRDASPEDLLDSADLTLRRAKGSGRRQWELADPARDALDRRVLGLAATLPGAWAKGELGVEYRPLVALADERVVAAEVSLRWAHPRLGGVPHEQCLALAEDTGLDVPLGARVLREACGQARAWRRDLGRDVPVRVSLTRGQAVDPGLAGAVREALADAGLPAGSLWLGVPADVVLGEGEPADGLRALAGEGVGVEVDGFTAAPADLARVVGAPVRAVRMCRPLTDRPSPLVARLLADLLAVVRDAGIGVSVTDVTTPAQARWWREAGADTASGPLFAPAGPPEAIR; this is encoded by the coding sequence ATGACCGCCGCGCTTCCCCAGGACGCGGACGGCCTCCGCGCCCGCGCGAAGCTCGCGAAGAAGTGGACCTACCTGCTGAGCGCCCGGACGTTCGTGCCGCTGGCCAACCCCGAGCTGGAGGGCCGCCTGCTCGACCTGGTGGGGCGGCTGTGCGCGGGCGTGGCCGACGAGGCGCTGACCCAGCGGGCCGGGCGCGAGGTGGGCGCGGCGCTGGTGGACCTCAACTGCACCACCGCGGACGGCCTCCAGTGCTCGGTGGAGGTGGTGGGCAAGGGCCTCCTCGGCATGGCGGACCTGGTGCGGCCGGAGAAGCTGCGCGACCGCGTGGTGGACGTGGTCGCCGCCCTGGCCGCCGGTTTCGCCGACCGCGTCAAGGCCACCACCCTGGAGCAGCAGGAGCAGCTGGGCCGCTCGCTGTACCGGGCGATGCGGCAGGCCCAGCTCGACCTGGAGGTCGCCACCGCGCGCTGCGACTCGGTGGAGGGCTGCACGGCCACCGGGATCGCGACCACCGACCCGGCGGGGAAGCTGTTGCGCGCCAACGCCGCGCTGGCCCGGATCGTCGACCGGCCCGGTGCGCGGCTGGCGGGCACGTCGCTGTTCGACCTGGCGCACCCCGCCGAGCGGGCCGGCCTGCGCACCGACTACGCGCAGCTGACCAGGGGCGGCACCACGTCGATCACCCAGCCGCGCCGGCTGGTGCGCGCGGACGGCGAGACGGCGTGGGTGACGCTGACCCTGTCCCCGCTGCGCCGCCACGAGGGCGGCGACCAGGTGGTCGTGCTCGCCGAGGACGCCACCGACGTGAATCTGCTCCAGGGCCAGCTCAACCACCAGTCGCTGCACGACGTGCTGACCCGGCTGCCCAACCGCCAGTACTTCACCAGCAGGCTGGAGCAGGCGCTGCGCACCGCCGACCCGGCGACCGGCGTCACCGTGTTCCACCTCGACCTGGACGGCTTCTCGGCGGTCGCCGGCGGCCTGGGCCGCCGCGTCGGCGACCACGTGCTGAAGGTGGTCGCCACCCGGCTGGAGGAGGCGCTGGCCGGGGAGACCGCGATGGTGGCGCGGTTCGGGTTCGACGAGTTCGCGGTCCTGGTGGAGAACACCGACGCCACCCCGGACGTGGTGACCCTGGTGCGCCGCATCAACGACAAGCTCGCCGAGCCGGTCGACGCGGACGGCCACCGGCTCGCGTGCTCGGCGACGATCGGCGTGGTGCACCGGCCGCCGCGCGACGCGTCGCCCGAGGACCTGCTCGACTCGGCGGACCTGACGCTGCGCCGCGCCAAGGGCAGCGGGCGGCGGCAGTGGGAGCTGGCCGACCCGGCCCGCGACGCGCTGGACCGGAGGGTGCTCGGCCTGGCCGCGACGCTGCCCGGCGCGTGGGCGAAGGGCGAGCTGGGCGTCGAGTACCGGCCGCTGGTGGCGCTCGCGGACGAGCGGGTGGTCGCGGCGGAGGTGTCGCTGCGCTGGGCGCACCCGAGGCTCGGCGGCGTGCCGCACGAGCAGTGCCTCGCGCTGGCCGAGGACACCGGGCTGGACGTGCCGCTGGGCGCGCGGGTGCTGCGGGAGGCGTGCGGGCAGGCGCGGGCTTGGCGGCGCGACCTCGGGCGGGACGTGCCGGTGCGGGTGTCGCTGACGCGCGGCCAGGCGGTGGACCCCGGTCTGGCGGGCGCGGTGCGGGAGGCGTTGGCGGACGCCGGGCTGCCCGCCGGGTCGCTGTGGCTGGGCGTGCCCGCCGACGTGGTGCTGGGAGAGGGCGAACCGGCGGACGGCCTGCGCGCCCTGGCCGGCGAGGGCGTCGGCGTGGAGGTGGACGGGTTCACGGCCGCGCCCGCCGACCTGGCGCGGGTGGTGGGCGCGCCGGTGCGGGCGGTGCGGATGTGCCGCCCGCTGACCGACCGGCCGTCGCCGCTGGTGGCGCGGCTGCTGGCGGACCTGCTGGCGGTCGTGCGCGACGCGGGGATCGGGGTGTCGGTGACCGACGTGACGACGCCGGCGCAGGCGCGGTGGTGGCGGGAGGCGGGCGCGGACACGGCGTCCGGTCCGCTGTTCGCGCCCGCCGGACCGCCGGAGGCGATCCGCTGA
- a CDS encoding ATP-binding cassette domain-containing protein, translating into MSPEEGHEVNAIETSGLVKVFGGTRAVDGVDLTVPAGTVYGLLGPNGAGKTTTVKMLATLLRPDDGEARVFGHDVRADPESVRRLVSLTGQYASVDEDLTGAENLVLLGRLTGHPRARARDRAAQLLAAFGLTDAAAKQVKHYSGGMRRRLDIAASILNTPRLLFLDEPTTGLDPRSRNQVWDIVRAVVAHGTTVLLTTQYLDEADQLASRIAVIDHGRVIAEGTKGELKASVGVGSVHLRLRDADRRPDARAVLARVLDAEVLLDADPVALTARLSGRATEQAAEALAQLAREGITVDNFSLGQPSLDEVFLALTDKKEAAA; encoded by the coding sequence ATGTCTCCTGAGGAAGGACACGAAGTGAACGCGATCGAAACCTCCGGGTTGGTGAAGGTCTTCGGCGGCACCCGCGCGGTGGACGGCGTCGACCTGACCGTGCCCGCCGGCACCGTGTACGGGCTGCTCGGCCCCAACGGCGCGGGCAAGACCACCACGGTCAAGATGCTCGCCACCCTGCTGCGACCCGACGACGGCGAGGCGCGGGTGTTCGGCCACGACGTGCGCGCCGACCCCGAGTCGGTCCGCCGGCTGGTGAGCCTCACCGGCCAGTACGCCTCGGTCGACGAGGACCTGACCGGCGCGGAGAACCTGGTCCTGCTGGGCAGGCTCACCGGCCACCCCCGCGCCCGCGCCAGGGACCGCGCCGCTCAGCTGCTGGCGGCGTTCGGCCTGACCGACGCCGCCGCCAAGCAGGTCAAGCACTACTCGGGCGGCATGCGGCGGCGGCTCGACATCGCGGCCAGCATCCTGAACACGCCGCGCCTGCTGTTCCTGGACGAGCCGACCACGGGCCTGGACCCGCGCAGCCGCAACCAGGTGTGGGACATCGTCCGCGCCGTCGTCGCGCACGGCACGACCGTCCTGCTGACCACCCAGTACCTCGACGAGGCCGACCAGCTCGCCTCCCGCATCGCGGTGATCGACCACGGCCGCGTCATCGCCGAGGGCACCAAGGGCGAGCTGAAGGCGTCCGTCGGCGTCGGCTCGGTGCACCTGAGGCTGCGGGACGCCGACCGCCGCCCCGACGCCCGCGCGGTGCTGGCGCGGGTGCTCGACGCGGAGGTGCTGCTCGACGCGGACCCGGTGGCGCTGACCGCCCGCCTGTCCGGGCGGGCCACCGAGCAGGCCGCCGAGGCGCTGGCGCAGCTGGCGCGCGAGGGCATCACCGTCGACAACTTCTCCCTCGGCCAGCCCAGCCTGGACGAGGTCTTCCTTGCCCTGACCGACAAGAAGGAGGCGGCGGCATGA
- a CDS encoding FMN reductase — MTALTVVSAGLGEPSSSHLLADRLAAAVGALLPVDTTVVHLRDVARDVADNLVTGFPSARLKAVVDDVVGADALIAVTPTFNASYSGLFKSFVDVLEPESLAGKPVLVGATGGTERHSLVLDYALRPLFAYLRANVVPTAVYAASADWGAPQGLSERIERAAGELAGLLEGRAPARPVDRFAAVVPFEQLLGKAGRPD; from the coding sequence ATGACCGCGCTCACCGTGGTGTCGGCCGGGCTCGGCGAGCCGTCGTCCAGCCACCTGCTGGCCGACCGGCTCGCCGCCGCGGTCGGCGCGCTGCTGCCGGTCGACACGACGGTGGTGCACCTGCGCGACGTCGCGCGCGACGTGGCGGACAACCTCGTCACCGGGTTCCCGAGCGCGCGGTTGAAGGCCGTCGTGGACGACGTCGTCGGCGCGGACGCGCTGATCGCGGTCACGCCGACGTTCAACGCGTCCTACAGCGGGCTGTTCAAGTCGTTCGTGGACGTGCTGGAGCCGGAGTCGTTGGCGGGCAAGCCGGTCCTCGTCGGCGCGACCGGCGGCACGGAGCGGCACTCGCTGGTGCTCGACTACGCGCTGCGGCCGTTGTTCGCCTACCTGCGGGCGAACGTCGTGCCGACCGCCGTGTACGCGGCGTCGGCGGACTGGGGCGCGCCGCAGGGGCTGTCCGAGCGGATCGAGCGGGCGGCGGGCGAGCTGGCCGGCCTGCTGGAGGGCCGGGCCCCGGCCCGGCCCGTCGACCGGTTCGCCGCCGTGGTGCCGTTCGAGCAGTTGCTGGGCAAGGCCGGGCGACCGGACTGA
- the hisG gene encoding ATP phosphoribosyltransferase produces MAPLRFALPNKGSLSAPAAQMLVEAGYRVHRSGRELIVADPANDVQFFFLRPRDIAVYVGEGSLDVGITGRDLLLDSTVSAKEILPLGFGRASFYFASKPGGISDSAGLAGKRIATSYPNLVENHLSAHGIEAKLVRLDGAVETAVELGVADAIADVVETGITLKTSGLETFGKPILKSEAVLIQGDTVEEVPAAARSVEILHRRLQGVLIARRYVILDFDCPVTAQEEAFKLVPGIESPTVSPLAREGWVAVRSLVPRDDAPFIMDELWRVGARAILVSSLDTCRI; encoded by the coding sequence ATGGCTCCTCTTCGCTTCGCCCTGCCCAACAAGGGCTCATTGAGTGCTCCCGCGGCGCAAATGCTGGTCGAAGCGGGGTACCGGGTCCATCGGTCCGGGCGCGAGCTGATCGTGGCCGATCCGGCGAATGACGTGCAGTTCTTTTTCCTCCGGCCGCGCGACATCGCGGTGTACGTCGGCGAGGGGTCGCTGGACGTCGGCATCACCGGCCGGGACCTGCTGCTGGATTCCACCGTGTCCGCGAAGGAAATCCTCCCGCTCGGGTTCGGGCGAGCGTCGTTCTACTTCGCCTCCAAGCCCGGCGGCATTTCCGACTCGGCCGGGCTGGCGGGCAAGCGCATCGCGACCAGCTACCCGAACCTGGTGGAGAACCACCTGTCCGCCCACGGCATCGAGGCCAAGCTGGTGCGGCTGGACGGCGCCGTGGAGACGGCCGTCGAGCTGGGCGTGGCGGACGCCATCGCCGACGTCGTCGAGACCGGCATCACGCTGAAGACGTCCGGCCTGGAGACGTTCGGCAAGCCCATCCTGAAGTCCGAGGCCGTGCTGATCCAGGGCGACACGGTCGAGGAGGTCCCGGCGGCCGCCCGGTCGGTCGAGATCCTGCACCGGCGGCTGCAAGGCGTCCTGATCGCGCGGCGGTACGTGATCCTCGACTTCGACTGCCCGGTGACCGCCCAGGAAGAGGCGTTCAAGCTCGTGCCGGGCATCGAGTCGCCCACCGTGTCGCCGCTGGCGCGCGAGGGCTGGGTGGCGGTGCGCTCGCTGGTGCCGCGCGACGACGCGCCGTTCATCATGGACGAGCTGTGGCGGGTGGGCGCGCGGGCGATCCTGGTGAGCTCACTGGACACCTGCCGCATCTGA
- a CDS encoding ATP-binding protein, whose amino-acid sequence MRLIGRDHPSGVLRAEIDRAARSHGGLVLVAGEPGIGKTTLVTGAAEEARRRGALVLGGSCWDSDTAPGYWPWVQVVRALRRAATPDEWASVDHERLAVLLGEAPANHAPESFPLYDAVTSALVAASQHRPVVVVLEDLHWADLASLRLLEFAARHTWFERVLLLGTYRDAEVDADGHPLRPLMAPLLGRATSVTLTGLSAAEVGELMASTAGRAPDADLAAAVHRWTGGNPFFVEQTARLWQSGAPVPAIAPGVRDALQRRLSLLSEPVGALLTTASVLGREFHRRVLAATAALPVPHVDRLLDQAAQARLVRALGAGRFSFAHDLVRETLYGSLEDVAARHAAVVEALSGDLADQAMPGDLARHAHLAGERLPEDRAVDLMVAAARDASTRTAVEEATGHYRRALDRATDPHRRLRLELALARELFHCGSPGDAAGHFDAAVALVRSLGDPQALARVALTRYRFADPDDTGLALLRDAHAALVGPPPEEPPEVLARRLSVRVAELARVGQDDDALADGLWAAHDTAWGLGTAAQRLALTDELTAVARRTSDRGSLHFAASLRWVALVELGDPRYLDQVRAFVAESERAALPRFEFAALVDQAIIAAFGGRFTEAESLLARADALGAEENTGFRMMHVHLWWALYALQGKFAELDRLDLTGYPYPDLLRGLGALGRGDVAAARVHLASHDPADDRFQRMFEPLWQRFRAHFAHAAGDRALAAEVRAELAPHRGQWLVSLYGCDLSGPVDLWLGLVDLALGRHDDAVAELTAALRSAELMRARPWAVEARRHLVTALRATGSPVDALGAEVAREAAALGMRHLADRGPADEFHRDGDVWSLSYAGATARMPDSKGLRDLHVLLGRPGTPVSAVDLLDPEAVPSARSGGDPVLDEEAKAAYRRRLARLDEEIDQAHDDDRAAALDRERAALLAELRSAAGLAGRTRRLGDQAERARKTVTARIRDALRKMDERHPALAAHLREHLSTGSTCVYSGQVHFRL is encoded by the coding sequence ATGCGACTCATCGGACGGGACCATCCAAGCGGGGTGCTGCGCGCCGAGATCGACCGCGCGGCGCGCAGCCACGGCGGGCTGGTGCTGGTGGCGGGTGAACCGGGCATCGGCAAGACCACCCTGGTGACCGGCGCCGCCGAGGAGGCCCGCCGGCGGGGCGCGCTGGTGCTCGGCGGCTCGTGCTGGGACTCCGACACCGCGCCCGGCTACTGGCCGTGGGTGCAGGTGGTGCGGGCGCTGCGCCGGGCCGCCACCCCGGACGAGTGGGCGTCGGTCGACCACGAGCGGCTGGCCGTGCTGCTCGGCGAGGCGCCCGCCAACCACGCGCCGGAGAGCTTCCCGCTCTACGACGCGGTGACCTCGGCGCTGGTCGCGGCGTCCCAGCACCGGCCGGTCGTCGTGGTGCTGGAGGACCTGCACTGGGCCGACCTCGCCTCGCTGCGGCTGCTGGAGTTCGCCGCGCGGCACACGTGGTTCGAGCGGGTGCTGCTGCTGGGCACCTACCGCGACGCCGAGGTGGACGCCGACGGCCACCCGCTGCGCCCCCTGATGGCCCCGCTGCTCGGCCGCGCGACCTCGGTGACGCTCACCGGGCTGTCCGCCGCGGAGGTCGGCGAGCTGATGGCGAGCACGGCGGGCCGCGCGCCGGACGCCGACCTGGCCGCCGCCGTGCACCGGTGGACCGGCGGCAACCCGTTCTTCGTCGAGCAGACCGCCCGGCTGTGGCAGAGCGGCGCACCGGTGCCCGCCATCGCGCCCGGCGTGCGGGACGCGTTGCAGCGCAGGCTGTCGCTGCTGTCCGAACCGGTCGGCGCGCTGCTCACCACCGCGTCCGTGCTCGGCCGCGAGTTCCACCGCCGGGTGCTGGCCGCGACCGCCGCGCTGCCCGTGCCGCACGTGGACCGACTGCTCGACCAGGCCGCGCAGGCCCGGCTGGTGCGGGCGCTGGGCGCGGGCCGGTTCTCGTTCGCGCACGACCTCGTCCGGGAGACGCTGTACGGCTCGCTGGAGGACGTGGCCGCCCGGCACGCGGCCGTCGTGGAGGCGCTGTCCGGCGACCTGGCCGACCAGGCGATGCCCGGCGACCTCGCCCGGCACGCCCACCTCGCGGGCGAGCGGCTGCCCGAGGACCGCGCCGTGGACCTCATGGTCGCCGCCGCGCGGGACGCGAGCACCCGCACGGCGGTGGAGGAGGCCACCGGGCACTACCGCCGGGCGCTGGACCGCGCCACCGACCCGCACCGGCGGCTCCGGCTGGAGCTGGCCCTGGCGCGCGAGCTGTTCCACTGCGGCTCCCCCGGCGACGCCGCCGGCCACTTCGACGCCGCCGTCGCCCTCGTCCGCTCGCTGGGCGACCCGCAGGCGCTGGCCCGCGTCGCGCTGACGCGCTACCGCTTCGCCGACCCCGACGACACCGGGCTCGCGCTGCTGCGCGACGCCCACGCCGCCCTGGTCGGCCCGCCGCCGGAGGAACCGCCCGAGGTGCTGGCGCGCCGGCTCAGCGTCCGGGTGGCGGAGCTGGCGCGGGTCGGGCAGGACGACGACGCGCTCGCCGACGGCCTGTGGGCCGCGCACGACACGGCGTGGGGCCTCGGCACGGCGGCGCAGCGGCTCGCGCTGACCGACGAGCTGACCGCGGTGGCCCGCCGCACCTCCGACCGCGGTTCGCTGCACTTCGCGGCGTCGCTGCGCTGGGTGGCGCTGGTCGAGCTGGGCGATCCCCGCTACCTGGACCAGGTGCGGGCGTTCGTGGCGGAGTCGGAGCGGGCGGCGCTGCCGCGGTTCGAGTTCGCGGCGTTGGTCGACCAGGCCATCATCGCGGCGTTCGGCGGCCGGTTCACCGAGGCGGAGTCCCTGCTGGCGCGGGCGGACGCGCTCGGCGCGGAGGAGAACACCGGCTTCCGCATGATGCACGTGCACCTGTGGTGGGCGCTGTACGCGTTGCAGGGCAAGTTCGCCGAGCTGGACCGGCTGGACCTCACCGGCTACCCGTACCCGGACCTGCTGCGGGGCTTGGGCGCGCTGGGCCGGGGCGACGTGGCGGCGGCCCGCGTGCACCTGGCGTCGCACGACCCGGCCGACGACCGCTTCCAGCGGATGTTCGAGCCGCTGTGGCAGCGGTTCCGGGCGCACTTCGCGCACGCCGCCGGCGACCGGGCGCTGGCGGCCGAGGTGCGCGCCGAGCTCGCGCCGCACCGGGGCCAGTGGCTGGTCTCGCTCTACGGCTGCGACCTCAGCGGGCCGGTGGACCTGTGGCTGGGCCTGGTGGACCTCGCGCTGGGCCGCCACGACGACGCGGTGGCGGAGCTGACCGCCGCGCTGCGCTCGGCGGAGCTGATGCGGGCCCGCCCGTGGGCGGTCGAGGCGCGCCGGCACCTGGTGACGGCGTTGCGCGCCACCGGTTCCCCGGTCGACGCGCTCGGCGCCGAGGTGGCCCGCGAGGCGGCGGCGCTGGGCATGCGGCACCTGGCCGACCGCGGACCGGCCGACGAGTTCCACCGCGACGGCGACGTGTGGTCGCTGTCCTACGCCGGCGCGACGGCGCGGATGCCCGACTCGAAGGGGCTGCGCGACCTGCACGTGCTGCTGGGCAGGCCGGGCACACCGGTGTCGGCGGTGGACCTGCTCGACCCGGAGGCCGTGCCGTCGGCGCGGTCGGGCGGTGACCCGGTGCTGGACGAGGAGGCCAAGGCCGCCTACCGCCGCCGCCTCGCGCGGCTGGACGAGGAGATCGACCAGGCGCACGACGACGACCGGGCGGCGGCGCTGGACCGCGAGCGCGCGGCCCTGCTGGCGGAGCTGCGCTCGGCCGCCGGTCTCGCGGGCCGCACCCGCCGGCTCGGCGACCAGGCCGAGCGGGCCCGCAAGACGGTGACCGCGCGCATCCGCGACGCGCTGCGGAAGATGGACGAACGCCACCCCGCTCTGGCCGCGCACCTGCGGGAGCACCTGTCGACCGGCTCGACGTGCGTCTACTCCGGACAGGTCCACTTCAGACTGTAG
- a CDS encoding SAM-dependent methyltransferase has product MTELDWVPDGIDVSVPSVARTYDYLLGGAHNLAVDRAMGDRMLEVLPGARDLVRMNRAFLRRAVTHLVDSGITQFLDIGSGIPTVGNVHEIAPRAKVVYVDKDPVAVAHGRLLLTGVERAAAVRADLREPEDVLSRPEVVGLLDFDRPIALLALLVVHFSPDSEDPVGYLGRYRDRLAPGSRLVISHATADRRVDTMRAAAATVRRSNSRDQLVYRSHAEVTALFAGFELEEPGVTGCALWRPDGVGAVSDDPDDNTQVYVGVGRKPSAGGR; this is encoded by the coding sequence GTGACCGAGCTCGACTGGGTGCCCGACGGCATCGACGTCAGCGTCCCCAGCGTGGCCCGCACTTACGACTACCTGCTGGGCGGTGCGCACAACCTCGCGGTCGACCGCGCGATGGGCGATCGAATGCTCGAAGTGCTGCCCGGCGCGCGCGACCTGGTCCGCATGAACCGCGCGTTCCTCCGCCGCGCCGTCACCCACCTGGTCGATTCCGGGATCACCCAGTTCCTCGACATCGGGTCGGGCATCCCGACGGTCGGCAACGTGCACGAGATCGCGCCGCGGGCGAAGGTCGTCTACGTCGACAAGGACCCGGTCGCCGTGGCGCACGGCCGGTTGCTGCTGACGGGCGTCGAGCGCGCCGCGGCGGTGCGGGCGGACCTGCGCGAGCCGGAGGACGTGCTGTCCCGGCCCGAGGTCGTCGGCCTGCTCGACTTCGACCGGCCGATCGCCCTGCTGGCGCTGCTGGTGGTGCACTTCTCGCCGGACTCCGAGGACCCGGTCGGCTACCTCGGGCGCTACCGGGACCGGCTCGCGCCGGGCAGCCGCCTGGTGATCTCGCACGCCACCGCCGACCGCCGCGTCGACACCATGCGGGCGGCGGCGGCGACCGTGCGGCGCAGCAACTCGCGCGACCAGCTCGTCTACCGCTCGCACGCCGAGGTCACCGCCCTGTTCGCCGGGTTCGAGCTGGAGGAGCCGGGCGTGACGGGCTGCGCGCTGTGGCGGCCGGACGGCGTCGGCGCGGTGTCCGACGACCCGGACGACAACACCCAGGTCTACGTGGGCGTCGGCCGCAAGCCGTCCGCCGGGGGCAGGTGA